The proteins below come from a single Kitasatospora sp. NBC_00315 genomic window:
- a CDS encoding FadR/GntR family transcriptional regulator — MDIQGLPGRLLSELGPAIASGEIPEGAVLRGEELEGRFGVSRTVVREAVRILESMRLVESRRRVGITVQPRSSWDVFDPLVIRWRLAGADRPAQLRSLGSLRVAVEPAAAALAATQATADQCRELSALAVELTVTARAADLETFLRHDIAFHATVLKASGNEMFAHLGDTVGAVLTGRTEYHLMPHQPESYAIRLHREVAEAICAGDAAHAERAMRTIVVGALEELDKQLT; from the coding sequence ATGGACATCCAGGGGCTGCCCGGCCGACTCCTCTCCGAGCTCGGACCGGCCATCGCGTCCGGCGAGATCCCCGAAGGGGCGGTGCTGCGGGGCGAGGAGCTGGAGGGCCGGTTCGGGGTCTCCCGGACGGTGGTGCGCGAGGCGGTCCGGATCCTGGAGTCGATGCGGCTGGTCGAGTCGCGCCGCCGGGTCGGCATCACCGTGCAGCCGAGGTCGAGCTGGGACGTGTTCGACCCCCTGGTGATCCGCTGGCGGCTGGCCGGCGCCGACCGGCCCGCACAGCTGCGGTCGCTGGGGTCGCTGCGGGTGGCGGTCGAGCCGGCCGCGGCGGCGCTCGCCGCCACCCAGGCCACCGCGGACCAGTGCCGCGAGCTGAGCGCACTGGCCGTCGAACTGACCGTCACCGCGCGGGCCGCCGACCTGGAGACGTTCCTCCGGCACGACATCGCCTTCCACGCCACGGTGCTGAAGGCGTCCGGGAACGAGATGTTCGCGCACCTGGGCGACACCGTCGGCGCGGTGCTGACCGGACGGACGGAGTATCACCTGATGCCCCACCAGCCCGAGTCGTACGCGATCCGGCTGCACCGCGAGGTGGCGGAGGCGATCTGCGCCGGCGACGCCGCGCACGCGGAACGGGCGATGCGGACGATCGTGGTCGGGGCGCTGGAGGAGCTCGACAAGCAGCTGACCTGA